One Primulina huaijiensis isolate GDHJ02 chromosome 5, ASM1229523v2, whole genome shotgun sequence DNA segment encodes these proteins:
- the LOC140977477 gene encoding MAPK kinase substrate protein At1g80180-like encodes MAGLQRSVVSFRRQGSSGLVWDDKLTQLINQQEENNKLQAEAKQDPPAALPTKNSPSPPQLTIERSRSNGGARGFRTGRVSPAIEPPSPKVSACGLCSAFGKHDNNRRRRLPPPRPASTLVDLHASKAIAALSYKPTNIGAKEIEEEIGILQTIDDEVQLQYE; translated from the exons ATGGCAGGCTTGCAGAGATCTGTAGTATCTTTCAGGAGACAAGGATCTTCAGGTTTAGTATGGGACGACAAATTGACTCAACTCATCAATCAACAGGAAGAGAACAATAAACTTCAAGCTGAGGCCAAACAAGATCCACCCGCCGCGCTACCCACCAAGAACTCGCCTTCGCCGCCCCAATTAACCATCGAGAGAAGCCGATCCAACGGCGGCGCAAGAGGGTTTCGTACTGGAAGGGTGTCCCCGGCGATTGAGCCGCCGTCTCCTAAGGTTTCTGCTTGTGGGCTTTGCAGTGCCTTTGGCAAACACGACAACAACCGCCGACGCCGCCTGCCTCCTCCGAGACCCG CTTCGACACTAGTCGATCTTCATGCATCAAAAGCCATTGCAGCCCTCTCTTATAAACCGACCAACATAGGGGCAAAAGAGATTGAAGAGGAAATTGGTATTTTGCAAACAATTGATGATGAAGTGCAACTCcaatatgagtag